From a region of the Sphingopyxis sp. YR583 genome:
- a CDS encoding TetR/AcrR family transcriptional regulator — translation MTKPEKQVKRSRKPTKADQRAATMEQIYDAAEELFSKRGLYGVTLKEVAAQVGVHQSLLHYYFKDKKELFDAVIARRAPVTIERRMKALDAYERAVEGRPTVEGALRAYLDTDLETHGEGGIGWRHYGQLGAQMSNTAEWGAELMDTHFDAVVLRLIGILQQAMPDCPREDLFWGYHFVSAGLMLTLGRTGRIDKLSGGLCKSDDFEAVRERMARFMAAGFIATCEARRAAREAGQ, via the coding sequence ATGACCAAGCCGGAAAAGCAGGTGAAGCGTAGCAGGAAGCCGACCAAGGCCGACCAGCGCGCGGCGACGATGGAACAGATTTACGACGCCGCCGAGGAGCTGTTCTCGAAGCGCGGCCTGTACGGCGTGACGCTGAAGGAGGTCGCGGCGCAGGTCGGTGTCCACCAGTCGCTGCTTCACTATTATTTCAAGGACAAGAAGGAGCTGTTCGACGCGGTCATCGCGCGCCGCGCGCCGGTGACGATCGAACGCCGGATGAAGGCGCTCGACGCCTATGAGCGCGCAGTCGAGGGGCGGCCGACGGTCGAGGGCGCATTGCGTGCCTATCTCGACACCGACCTCGAAACGCATGGCGAGGGCGGCATCGGCTGGCGCCATTATGGCCAGCTCGGCGCGCAGATGAGCAACACCGCCGAATGGGGCGCCGAACTGATGGACACGCATTTCGATGCGGTCGTGCTGCGGCTGATCGGGATACTCCAGCAGGCGATGCCCGACTGTCCGCGCGAAGACCTGTTCTGGGGCTATCATTTCGTCTCGGCCGGCCTGATGCTCACGCTCGGCCGTACCGGGCGTATCGACAAGCTGTCGGGCGGGCTCTGCAAGTCCGACGATTTCGAGGCGGTCAGGGAGCGTATGGCGCGCTTTATGGCGGCGGGCTTCATCGCGACGTGCGAAGCGCGCCGCGCGGCGCGCGAGGCCGGGCAGTGA
- a CDS encoding AMP-binding protein: MNPGNPQPYALTLDKFLSHAAKWHGGREVVTGTASARTSYAALSARSNRLSGALLALGLHPGEHLATLAWNTQAHMECWYAAMGVGVACHTLNPRLTADHLAKMVRQAEVRVLGASSGLAPLVEALVALCPTIGHVVLLDDGPASDAVPDVRGARLWHLDQLLAVHGAPAEWGAFDENMPAGLCFTSGTTGDPKGVTYTHRSNYLHTAHLLQADVMGLTCEDVVLVAVPMFHANGWGFPFAAPAVGAKMVLPGRDQDGASLARLIADEGVTVAAGVATVWLGLVDHLDAAGGELPSLKRLLLGGSAVPQALMDRLEQRLGVTVQTSWGMTELSPLGAMTPATAKTRVAVKSGRPPMGVDLLLTDEKGVALADQRGGEGRLRVKGGSVVERYFGQTEKATDAGGWFDTGDLATIDADGNLSITGRAKDLIKSGGEWINPAEIEAIVGGLPEVALAAVVGRAHEKWGERPVLIVEPRAGAEVSDEALLGALRGRVANWWLPDAIVRLAAMPLALTGKIDKKRLRAEHG, from the coding sequence GTGAACCCCGGTAATCCGCAACCCTATGCGCTGACGCTCGACAAATTCCTTTCGCACGCCGCGAAATGGCACGGCGGTCGCGAGGTCGTGACGGGCACTGCGTCCGCGCGCACCAGCTATGCCGCCTTGTCGGCGCGTAGCAACCGCCTCTCTGGGGCGCTGCTGGCGCTTGGTCTGCATCCGGGTGAGCATCTTGCGACGCTGGCGTGGAATACCCAGGCGCATATGGAATGCTGGTATGCGGCAATGGGGGTGGGCGTCGCGTGTCACACGCTCAATCCGCGGCTGACCGCCGACCATCTGGCGAAGATGGTGCGTCAGGCGGAGGTGCGCGTTCTGGGGGCGAGCAGCGGGCTTGCGCCGCTGGTCGAGGCGCTGGTCGCGCTGTGTCCGACGATTGGCCATGTCGTGCTGTTGGACGATGGACCTGCGAGCGATGCGGTGCCCGATGTCCGCGGCGCGCGGCTATGGCATCTGGACCAACTGCTCGCGGTGCATGGCGCGCCTGCCGAATGGGGCGCTTTCGACGAAAATATGCCGGCGGGCCTCTGCTTCACCTCGGGGACGACCGGCGATCCCAAGGGCGTAACCTACACCCACCGTTCGAACTATCTTCACACCGCGCATCTGCTGCAGGCCGACGTGATGGGGCTGACGTGCGAGGATGTCGTGCTGGTCGCGGTGCCGATGTTCCATGCCAATGGCTGGGGCTTTCCCTTCGCGGCGCCTGCGGTGGGCGCGAAGATGGTGCTCCCAGGCCGCGATCAGGACGGCGCCAGCCTTGCGCGATTGATTGCGGACGAGGGAGTCACGGTCGCCGCGGGCGTTGCGACGGTGTGGCTGGGGCTGGTCGACCATCTCGACGCGGCCGGCGGCGAACTGCCGTCGCTGAAGCGGCTTTTGCTGGGCGGTTCGGCCGTCCCGCAGGCGCTGATGGACCGCCTCGAACAGAGACTGGGCGTCACCGTACAGACGAGCTGGGGGATGACCGAATTGTCGCCGCTGGGCGCGATGACGCCGGCGACTGCGAAAACCCGCGTCGCCGTGAAGTCGGGGCGTCCGCCGATGGGCGTCGACCTGCTGCTCACCGACGAAAAGGGTGTGGCGTTGGCCGACCAGCGCGGTGGCGAGGGGCGATTGCGCGTGAAGGGCGGCAGCGTCGTCGAGCGCTATTTCGGTCAGACGGAGAAGGCGACCGACGCGGGCGGCTGGTTTGATACGGGCGATCTTGCGACGATAGACGCCGACGGCAACCTCAGCATCACCGGCCGCGCCAAGGACCTGATCAAGTCGGGGGGCGAATGGATCAACCCCGCCGAAATCGAGGCGATCGTCGGCGGATTGCCCGAGGTGGCGCTGGCGGCGGTCGTCGGCCGCGCGCATGAAAAATGGGGCGAGCGGCCGGTGCTGATCGTCGAGCCGCGCGCCGGGGCGGAGGTCAGCGACGAGGCGTTGCTCGGTGCGCTGCGCGGCCGCGTGGCCAACTGGTGGCTGCCCGATGCGATCGTGAGGCTGGCGGCGATGCCGCTGGCGCTGACCGGAAAAATCGACAAAAAGCGATTGAGGGCCGAACATGGCTGA